In Cryptomeria japonica chromosome 10, Sugi_1.0, whole genome shotgun sequence, a genomic segment contains:
- the LOC131029343 gene encoding transcription factor HEC2-like, producing the protein MVVKVFEMDCLNYGEQQFRDMIDEYTAALEPDIYGFTGSSIADSSPDCFTSPLEGFINPTILKHQMIQQSKVNSCDSNSAASSDDMRSNSCNSNEGLNQAAMNPSDVQVPGLNCFPRVQSGMAHRQMYYSSEDGSVSNYSTAAASMAAMREMIFRVAAMQPISIDPESIKRPKRRNVRISKDPQSIAARHRREKISERIRILQRLVPGGTKMDTASMLDEAIHYVKFLKRQVQALESAAAANSGPAFRQFNHLNSNPSLNFSTFSTNSSYSTSPIFTAADSSNSQSVCNNVLM; encoded by the coding sequence ATGGTCGTTAAAGTTTTTGAAATGGATTGTTTAAATTATGGTGAGCAGCAGTTCAGAGATATGATAGATGAGTACACAGCGGCGCTTGAGCCTGATATATATGGATTTACTGGTTCTTCCATAGCTGATTCTTCTCCTGATTGTTTCACTTCTCCATTGGAAGGATTCATTAATCCCACTATTCTTAAACATCAAATGATTCAACAATCAAAAGTAAACTCCTGTGACAGCAACAGCGCAGCCTCCTCAGATGACATGAGAAGCAATAGCTGCAACAGCAATGAAGGTCTCAATCAGGCGGCCATGAATCCCTCTGATGTGCAGGTCCCCGGACTGAACTGTTTCCCCAGGGTTCAGTCAGGCATGGCTCACCGCCAGATGTATTATTCCTCAGAAGATGGCAGTGTGAGCAATTATAGCACTGCAGCTGCAAGCATGGCGGCGATGAGGGAGATGATATTCAGGGTGGCAGCCATGCAACCCATTAGCATAGATCCCGAGAGTATCAAGCGACCCAAGCGCAGGAATGTCAGAATATCAAAGGATCCACAGAGCATTGCAGCACGCCATAGGAGGGAGAAAATCAGTGAAAGGATCAGAATTCTGCAGAGACTTGTTCCAGGTGGTACAAAAATGGACACTGCGTCAATGCTGGATGAGGCAATTCACTATGTCAAGTTCTTGAAGCGCCAAGTCCAAGCCCTAGAATCTGCAGCAGCAGCAAACTCAGGACCAGCATTCAGGCAATTCAATCATCTCAACTCTAACCCATCTCTAAATTTCTCtactttttcaacaaattcttcTTACTCCACTTCACCCATCTTCACCGCTGCTGATAGCTCCAATTCTCAATCAGTCTGTAATAACGTTCTGATGTGA